A stretch of the Dyella telluris genome encodes the following:
- a CDS encoding DUF1631 domain-containing protein has protein sequence MKDATESSNIVSLTQRLDPSSERGGALLNTVRDIAGRRLQILVNGMFEHVDDALFDLAEKAENNAAQMHYFDGMREVRKRRPIVERSFLSQISRELSDFASSYRNNNTSNGNGISLPPGTVELSLVADNELEESLAITSMIGKNETRLTRDLFAVNQRLSVIYGGIKIDDGSNPVGPAALSQAFRQAMRELNAEMRVKLIIYKLFDRYVLASLDELYQEINAELVRAGVLPQLRHEVVGRGGSAPRPTGAAADAGDVAGMEQGEGTFLAEDEAGASSELIQTLRTLFSARRSVPAAQTRIPAGAMQLPSANELIGALSVLQSQAAINQQMPVGSANALELAGEVQQLKEHLLAQIGSLRGEKPSQVSTIDEDTIDLVGMLFEFILEDRNLPTEMQVLLARLQIPYLKAAILDRKLFAHRQHPARRLLDALADAAKGWSAESDRDHRLHDKIKSIVDRLLQDFDDDMTIFERLCTELQEFQDISRRRAELAEQRVAESTRGREKLEQARRRAAREILSRIEGQHLPPLIHGILSRAWANYLVLTILRQGEESSEFRDALRFANDFIDSTKPARTLDERRALRQMLPGIERALRRGLANVAFQESDIDRLLAQLHTYYRHQLGEAVPEAEVQAVEESTTLPIPESIQPIAESEAELARSEPAPEPPADTPEMRLVAELKPGTWLEFVTGPETVERAKLSWISPMSGRYLFVNRRGLKVADYAPHELAQALASDTARVLESSALFDRALDAIVGRLSQPATAQAPIE, from the coding sequence ATGAAAGACGCCACAGAATCATCCAACATCGTCAGCCTGACCCAGCGCCTGGACCCGTCCAGCGAGCGCGGAGGCGCCCTTTTGAACACCGTTCGGGACATCGCCGGTCGCCGCCTGCAGATTCTGGTCAACGGCATGTTCGAGCATGTCGACGATGCCCTCTTCGATCTGGCGGAAAAGGCGGAGAACAACGCCGCCCAGATGCACTACTTCGACGGCATGCGCGAAGTACGCAAGCGTCGTCCGATCGTGGAACGCAGCTTCCTCTCGCAGATTTCCCGCGAGCTGAGTGATTTCGCCTCCAGCTACCGCAACAACAACACCAGCAACGGCAACGGCATCTCCCTGCCGCCGGGCACGGTGGAATTGTCGCTGGTAGCCGACAACGAGCTGGAAGAATCGCTGGCCATCACCAGCATGATCGGCAAGAACGAAACGCGCCTCACGCGCGACTTGTTCGCCGTGAACCAGCGCCTGTCGGTGATCTACGGCGGCATCAAGATCGACGACGGCAGCAATCCGGTCGGCCCGGCGGCGCTGTCGCAGGCCTTCCGCCAGGCGATGCGCGAGCTCAACGCGGAAATGCGCGTCAAGCTGATCATCTACAAGCTGTTCGACCGCTACGTGCTGGCCTCGCTCGACGAGCTCTACCAGGAAATCAACGCCGAACTGGTGCGCGCCGGCGTACTGCCGCAACTGCGCCACGAGGTGGTGGGTCGCGGCGGCAGCGCTCCGCGACCGACGGGTGCAGCGGCCGATGCAGGCGACGTGGCCGGCATGGAACAGGGCGAAGGCACGTTCCTGGCCGAAGATGAAGCCGGCGCGTCCAGCGAGCTCATCCAGACCCTGCGCACCCTGTTCAGCGCGCGCCGCTCGGTGCCCGCCGCGCAGACGCGGATACCGGCCGGCGCCATGCAGCTACCCAGCGCCAACGAACTGATCGGTGCGCTGAGCGTGCTGCAGAGCCAGGCTGCCATCAATCAGCAGATGCCGGTGGGCAGCGCCAATGCGCTCGAACTCGCCGGTGAAGTGCAGCAGCTGAAGGAACATCTGCTGGCCCAGATCGGCTCCCTGCGCGGCGAAAAGCCCAGCCAGGTGTCGACCATCGACGAGGACACCATCGACCTCGTCGGCATGCTGTTCGAGTTCATTCTCGAAGACCGCAACCTGCCGACCGAAATGCAGGTGCTGCTGGCTCGCCTGCAGATTCCGTATCTCAAGGCCGCCATCCTCGACCGCAAGCTGTTCGCCCATCGTCAGCATCCGGCCCGCCGCCTGCTGGACGCGCTCGCCGATGCCGCCAAGGGCTGGTCGGCGGAGTCCGATCGCGACCATCGCCTGCACGACAAGATCAAATCCATCGTCGATCGCCTGCTGCAGGACTTCGACGATGACATGACCATCTTCGAACGCCTGTGCACCGAGCTGCAGGAATTCCAGGACATCAGCCGCCGCCGCGCGGAACTGGCCGAACAGCGCGTGGCCGAGTCCACCCGCGGACGCGAGAAGCTCGAGCAGGCGCGCCGCCGCGCCGCACGCGAGATCCTCAGCCGCATCGAAGGGCAGCACCTGCCGCCGTTGATTCACGGCATCCTGTCGCGCGCATGGGCCAATTACCTGGTGCTGACCATCCTGCGCCAGGGCGAGGAATCCAGCGAGTTCCGCGACGCGCTGCGGTTTGCCAACGACTTCATCGACAGCACCAAGCCGGCACGTACGCTCGACGAGCGTCGCGCACTGCGCCAGATGCTGCCGGGCATCGAACGCGCCCTGCGCCGCGGCCTGGCCAATGTGGCTTTCCAGGAAAGCGACATCGATCGCCTGCTGGCCCAGCTGCATACGTATTACCGCCACCAGCTCGGCGAAGCCGTGCCGGAGGCCGAAGTACAGGCGGTGGAAGAGTCCACCACCCTGCCCATTCCTGAAAGCATCCAGCCGATCGCCGAGTCGGAAGCGGAGCTTGCCCGTTCCGAACCCGCGCCCGAGCCGCCGGCCGACACGCCGGAGATGCGACTGGTGGCCGAGCTCAAGCCCGGTACCTGGCTGGAGTTCGTGACGGGCCCGGAAACCGTCGAGCGCGCCAAGCTTTCGTGGATCAGCCCGATGAGTGGCCGCTACCTGTTCGTGAACCGTCGCGGCCTGAAGGTGGCCGACTACGCGCCGCACGAACTGGCCCAGGCACTCGCCAGCGACACGGCGCGCGTGCTTGAATCCAGCGCGCTGTTCGACCGTGCGCTGGATGCCATCGTCGGTCGCCTCAGCCAACCGGCCACCGCACAAGCCCCCATCGAATGA
- a CDS encoding Trm112 family protein gives MDKRLLDILCCPVSKVPVRPLQRQELDALNKAIAAGQVQTVAGVAVGAPVSEGLVTTDRKVIYRVEDGIPVMLPEEGIGTLQLTDFPAAA, from the coding sequence ATGGACAAACGCCTGCTCGACATCCTCTGCTGCCCAGTCAGCAAGGTTCCCGTCCGCCCCCTCCAGCGCCAGGAGCTGGATGCCCTGAATAAGGCCATCGCGGCCGGCCAGGTGCAGACCGTGGCCGGGGTCGCCGTGGGCGCCCCTGTGTCAGAAGGTCTGGTCACCACCGACCGCAAGGTCATTTACCGGGTCGAGGACGGCATTCCCGTGATGCTGCCCGAGGAAGGCATCGGAACCTTGCAGCTCACTGACTTTCCGGCCGCGGCCTGA
- the purE gene encoding 5-(carboxyamino)imidazole ribonucleotide mutase, translating into MTATSLPPRVGVVMGSRSDWETMEHASSVLAELGVAHEVRVVSAHRTPDLLFQYADEAVGRGIQVIIAGAGGAAHLPGMLAAKTRLPVLGVPVQSKALNGMDSLLSIAQMPAGIPVGTLAIGRAGAVNAGIMAASVLALHDPAIAAALDAYRHRQTQTVLDNPDPRS; encoded by the coding sequence ATGACCGCGACTTCCCTCCCGCCGCGCGTGGGTGTTGTGATGGGCTCCCGTTCGGACTGGGAAACCATGGAGCACGCGTCCAGCGTGCTGGCCGAACTGGGCGTGGCGCACGAGGTGCGGGTGGTTTCCGCCCATCGCACGCCTGACCTGCTGTTCCAGTATGCCGATGAGGCCGTGGGTCGCGGAATCCAGGTCATCATTGCCGGTGCCGGTGGCGCAGCCCATCTGCCGGGCATGCTGGCGGCCAAGACCCGACTTCCCGTGTTGGGCGTGCCGGTGCAGTCCAAGGCACTGAACGGCATGGATTCGCTGCTTTCCATCGCGCAGATGCCGGCGGGCATTCCCGTGGGCACCCTGGCCATCGGCCGCGCTGGCGCCGTGAACGCCGGCATCATGGCCGCCTCGGTGCTGGCCCTGCATGACCCGGCTATTGCTGCCGCGCTGGATGCCTATCGCCATCGCCAGACGCAGACCGTGCTGGATAACCCGGACCCGCGCTCGTGA